A region of the Nitrospiria bacterium genome:
AGGGGTTACATTTTAAGATCCCTTTTATTGAGGATATCATCCAGGTGGATGTCAAGGTACAAAAGTCCGAAACCAATGCCACCGCAGCATCAAAGGATCTCCAGACCATCTCATCCACCATCGCTTTAAATTACCACATTGACCCAGCACAGGTGAATACGGTCTATCAAGATATTGGGGTTTTTTTCAAAGATCGTTTGATTGACCCTGCTGTTCAGGAATCCGTTAAGGCCGTAGCGGCTGAGTTTACTGCCGAGGAACTCATTACCCGACGCAGCGAGGTAAGTAAAAGGATAGAAAAAAACATGAAGACGCGGTTATTAGAATTTAACATTATAACGGATGGGTTCAACATCATTGATTTCTCTTTTTCGAGGGAATTCAATGCCGCAATCGAGGCGAAGCAGACAGCAGAGCAGCGGGCCCTGCAAGCGAAGCGGGATCTGGACCGGATCAAGATCGAGGCTGAGCAGAAGATCACCCGGGCCACTGCAGAGGCAGAATCACAGCGCATGCAAAAAGAGACAATCTCTGCAAATATTTTGCAACTGCGGGCCATTGAAAAGTGGGATGGTAGGTTTCCACAAGTAATCGGTGGAGAGATACCGTTTATTGACATGAACCAATTAACCCCAAAAAAGTAAAGAGAATAGAAACCAAAAATATAATTTCCTTCCTTTTTTATTCCCCGAATGAGAGTTTAAGAAAGACGAAGTACCCTCCAGCTCAGACGCATTCGGGGCGTTTTGGTCCGTGAGGAAATAAGCAGTAAGCCCGCCCCCCCCCAAACCAGCTTCTACTCCTTTTTAAAGTGAATGCATCAGTCATTTTGACCCTTTCATGACCTCTTCACAAACGAAGGGGCAAAATTTTTTTTCATTTCCCTATTGAAAATAAGAGGGTGCTGGCAAGGATTCTTGGAGAGAGCATGTGAGGGTTTTGGGTTCATAAATTTACACAGCGATTGTTTCAATAAAATGAGTT
Encoded here:
- a CDS encoding prohibitin family protein, which encodes MSEKDDLGKNPFFDKGPNLIIGMVGLIVIYALISSSFEIIGAGERGVVFSKFGGVKDKILNEGLHFKIPFIEDIIQVDVKVQKSETNATAASKDLQTISSTIALNYHIDPAQVNTVYQDIGVFFKDRLIDPAVQESVKAVAAEFTAEELITRRSEVSKRIEKNMKTRLLEFNIITDGFNIIDFSFSREFNAAIEAKQTAEQRALQAKRDLDRIKIEAEQKITRATAEAESQRMQKETISANILQLRAIEKWDGRFPQVIGGEIPFIDMNQLTPKK